Proteins encoded together in one candidate division TA06 bacterium B3_TA06 window:
- a CDS encoding glycerophosphodiester phosphodiesterase, producing the protein MPWQRELVKPLCPMKKTNLPFPFPINASGKPLHKEKVLEPGLRARVLVVLAMSAVPAFAYLDRTEPPLILAHRAGAFVVPENTIEGWAESRIRYQPDVWELDVHLTEDDSLVVIHDEEIDRTTNGTGLVREMAFVQIRSLDAGFWFTPDSGGTYPWRGKGLRIPTLGQVFDSFPRDFFNIEIKDSLTYAAARLVGIIREKRMQNQVVVVSEYTEVLECFREFDPSVATAATPDEIRKFVIWGKLGLGFLARTPMDAVQVPEYSGSIHVVTPGFVKRCHRKGIQVHVWTVNDAESIKRLLEMGADGVITDRPDVADRVAKTMGFREFPRNTP; encoded by the coding sequence ATGCCCTGGCAGAGAGAACTCGTGAAGCCCCTCTGCCCGATGAAAAAGACTAATTTACCCTTCCCCTTCCCAATCAACGCCTCAGGCAAACCCCTTCACAAGGAGAAGGTTTTGGAACCAGGCCTCCGGGCAAGGGTCCTCGTGGTTCTCGCCATGAGTGCGGTCCCGGCCTTCGCCTACCTTGATCGGACAGAACCACCATTGATACTTGCCCACCGCGCAGGAGCGTTTGTTGTGCCTGAGAACACGATTGAGGGATGGGCCGAGTCAAGGATTCGCTACCAGCCCGACGTCTGGGAACTGGATGTGCATCTCACCGAAGACGACAGTCTGGTGGTGATCCACGACGAGGAGATTGACCGCACAACCAACGGCACGGGTCTCGTCAGAGAGATGGCCTTTGTCCAGATCCGCTCCCTGGATGCGGGGTTCTGGTTCACCCCCGACTCAGGGGGAACCTACCCCTGGCGCGGGAAAGGGCTGCGTATACCGACACTTGGCCAGGTCTTTGATTCTTTTCCAAGGGACTTCTTCAACATCGAGATCAAGGATTCCCTTACATACGCGGCGGCTCGCCTTGTAGGAATCATCCGCGAAAAAAGGATGCAGAATCAGGTGGTTGTGGTCTCGGAATATACCGAGGTTTTGGAATGCTTCAGGGAATTTGATCCATCTGTGGCCACCGCCGCCACGCCGGACGAGATCCGCAAGTTCGTCATCTGGGGAAAGCTGGGACTTGGATTCCTGGCCAGGACCCCGATGGACGCGGTCCAGGTGCCCGAATACTCAGGCTCCATACACGTGGTTACGCCGGGTTTCGTTAAGCGCTGTCACCGTAAAGGAATCCAGGTGCACGTCTGGACCGTCAACGACGCTGAGTCCATTAAACGTTTGCTTGAAATGGGCGCAGACGGCGTCATCACCGACCGCCCCGATGTTGCAGACAGGGTCGCAAAAACCATGGGGTTCCGCGAGTTCCCCCGTAACACACCGTAA